Sequence from the Candidatus Paceibacterota bacterium genome:
AATTTACCATTTTCGCAAAGCTCTCAAAACTTTTTTACCGTACTACAATTCAGAGAGAACCCACATGGGAATCAGTTACCAAACACCTCTGGAGGTGTTGCGAAGGTCTTGATTAGTTAACGGGAGAAAGGCCCCGGCCGAGGCGGCCTCGGCCGGGGCCAAATCTTTGCCTTTTATCCACTTCCGTGACTTATCTTCTAGATAGTGCACATTCCGCTTGACTCTCAAATAGCCTCGTGTATACTACTGTCTACAAATGTATACATCAGCTAACTCACTTAAAACCAAGCGGAAATCATAAGACCGGTCGTTATCCTGTTGTCTTATAAACTCCGCCCCCAAGCGGATTTTTTAGTGAAATTCTTGATCAGGCAAATTTTTTGAAGAATCAAAAAATTTGCCGGGTCCGGAAAGAAAATCATTCAGAGCGACAGTCACTTTGACAACCGAATCCTGCCGTAATGCTCGTCGCGATGGCGCGACGGGGGTCTTTATTGCATTTACAGGCAGTGTTGGTCGAGCCGAGCAGGTTCGGCCAACTAAACATGCATTTAATTTAAGTTATGTTAATTGCATGGGAGAAACAGGTAAGTACGTTTTGTAAAGCAAAACGTTGTAAGTAATAATATGTGGTTTTTACATTTCCTAATGGGAATGTAAGAGCATATGGTGGATGCCTTGACTCTTAAGAGGCGATGAAGGACGTAGCGTAGCTGCGATAAGCTTCGGGGAGGTGCCTAGCAACCTTTGATCCGGAGATTTCCGAATGGGGAAACCCACTGACTTTTTAGTCAGTACCTAATCACTAGATGGTTAGGTGCGCACCCTGGGAAGTAAAACATTTCAGTACCAGGTGGAAAAGAGAACAATAGTTATTGCGTGAGTAGCGGCGAGCGAAAGCGTAAGAGCCCAAACCTGGCCTCATCACACTCGGTGTGATGCAGAATAACCAAATCACAAGAAACAATAACCAAACAATAATCAATAACCAAAGTCCAAATGTTAAAAATTTGGAATTTGGGATTTGTTTGGAGCTTGTCTCTTGGTTATTGGGATTTCTGCATCGCGCTTGGCGTGATGCGGCTGGGGGTTGTAAGGTGACAACATCGGTTTTATATCGAGAAAAGTTACAAAAGAGTTTGTTAATGGAGGTATCTGGAAAGATACACCCTAGAGGGTAATAGTCCCGTACATGAAAATAAACTCTCTTTTTTGTTGTCATTCTTGAGTACCTCAAGACACGAATAGCTTGAGGGAATCTGCCGGAACTAACCGGTAAGGCTAAATACTCTAAGAGATCGATAGTGAACTAGTACCGTGAGGGAAAGGTGAAAAGCAGCCCGGCGAGGGCGGTGAAATAGACCTGAAACCATATGCTTACAAGGAGTCGGAGCGGGCACATCACATGGAATGTGAAGTGCGAGTTTAAAAGTTGAAAGTTATAAAGTTTTAAAGTAAAAGAATAAAATTCTCTGCTTGATAGACTTGATAACTTGATGAACTTTTTACTGCATCATCGCGTTTCGCGTGATGTGTCCGTCACGGCGTGCCTATTGAAGAATGAGCCAACGAGTTAATGTATTCGGCCCGGCTAAGCCTGAAGAGGGTGGAGCCATAGGGAAACCGAGTGCGAACAGCGCGTTCGTCGAATACATTAGACCCGAAGCCAAGTGAGCTTACTATGAGCAGGGTGAACGCCTCCGAAAGGAGGCGGGAGGCCCGAACCGGTGAGCCGTTCAACACTCTCGGATGACTTGTGGTAAGAAGTGAAAAGCTAATCGAACTTGGTAATAGCTGGTTCTCTCCGAAATAGCTTTAGGGTTAGCGTCGCGTGTTCCTCACGGGGGTAGAGCACTGGATGGTCTCGACAGGTCGAAAGATCGCGAGACCAACCAAACTCCGAATACCGTGAGTCAAAAATGCGGCAGTTAGACCGTGGGGGCTAAGCTCCATTGGTCAAAAGGGAAACAGCCCGGATCCCCATTTAAGGTCCCAAAATCTATGTTCAGTGCACTTAAGGTGGTGAAATTTCTCTGACAGTGAGGAGGTTGGCTTAGAAGCAGCCATCCTTTAAAGAAAGCGTAACAGCTCACTCACTAAGAGATTTCGCGCCGCAGATTACCGGGGCTTAAACATAGTACCGAAACTGGGAACTATTACTGCTTAGGTAGTAATATTGGTAGGAGAGTTTTCGCATCTGCTGTGAAGGTGAAGGCGCGAGCCACACTGGAGCGTTGCGAAGTAAGAATGTTGGCACAAGTAACCACAATTCCGCTGAAAACGCGGAACGCCGAAAGATCAAGGTTTCCTTGGCGATGACAATCAGCCAAGGGTTAGTCGGGCCTAAGGGAATGGCGAAAGCCGAACCCGATGGACACACGGTTAATATTCCGTGACCCGTCTATTGTTCGATGAAGGGACGGGGGAAATTAATAAGAGCGCTTTATTGGATTAGCGTGTCTCGCGATTAGAGGTGTCTTCCAGGAAAATCCGGAGGGCTGATTAAATTCAAACTTCGAGCGTTGGACAAATTTTTCTGCTTCGGCAGAGGAAAATTTTTATGACGAGCCCCTCGAGAAAATCTTCTAAGATTAATAGTAGACGGTCCGTACCGCAAACCGACACAGGTGATCAGGGCGAGTAGCCCAAGGCGAACGAGTGAGAGGTCTCCAAGGAACTCGGCAAAAAAGCAGCCGTAACTTCGGAATAAGGCTTGCCCCCATCACATGGAATGTGAAGTTGAATAACCAAGCTCCAAGATACAATAATCAAACAATACTCAATGACCAAAATTTCAATAATCAAACTCGGCTTGCCGAAGTTGGTGATTGAAAAATTGATGCTTGTGATTTGTTTGGAATTTGTTTCTTGGTTATTGGAATTTTCATCATCGCGTTTCGCGTGATGGGGGCCGCAGCTAAAGTATCTCTGGCAACTGTTTATCAAAAACACAGCTCCCTGCGAACTCGCAAGAGGATGTATAGGGGGTGACACTTGACCAATGCCCGAAGGTCAAACAATGGCGGTGGGCACATCACACTCTGTGTGATGTGAGATTTCGATATATCGATATGTCGATATTTCACATCGCGCGAAGCGTGATGTGCCTGCTGACTGTTGTAAGCCCGGGTGAATGTCGGCCGTAACTATAACGGTCCTAAGGTAGCGCAATTCCTTGTCAGGTAAGTTCTGACGCGTTGAATAGTGTAATGACTGGAGAACTGTCTCGGAGACTTGCTCGGTGAAAATACAATACCGGTGAAGATGCCGGTTACCTGCAGTTAGACGAAAAGACCCCAGAAGCTTTACTACAACTTGGTATTGGCTATACGTTTTTGATGCGTAGCGTAGATGGTAGGATTTGAAGCAGTGCTTTCGGGCGTTGTGGATCCGTCGATGAAACACCATTCTTTAAAAGTGTATATTCTAACCTGTTCGGAAAAAACGAACGGAGACAGTATCTGGTGGGTAGTTTTAGTGGGGCGCTATCCTCCTAAAAAGTAACGGAGGAGCCTATTAAGGTCAGCTAGGTGCGAATGGAAACCGTACCGATAGTGTATTGGCAAATGCTGGCTTGACTGTGAGACGTCAGTGTCAAACAGGCACGAAAGTGGAGCAAAGTGAACCGACGGTCCGCGTTAGATGCGGCCGGAGATTATCTGATAAAAGCTACTCTGGGGATAACAGGCTAGTTCCGCCTAAGAGTTCATATCGACGGCGGAGTTCGGCACCTCGATGTCGGCTCAACTTATCCCGGGGCTGGAGAAGGTCCCAAGGGTATGGCTGTTCGCCATTTAAAAAGTTACGCGAGCTGGGTTCAGACCGTACAGAAGTTATAAAGTTATAAGGTTATAAAGTTTTGAAGTATGACCGAATGCAAGAGTATTTTGAATTTACTTGATAGACTTGATAACTTGATGAACTTTTGACTATTGTGCAGTCTGAATCCTATTGAGAGTATTTAAAATTTTTCGTTTATAAAATTCCGTTTAAAAATCCAATTAATTTTGGTCGGGCATTTTTATGATGCCTGAAACGGATTGAAAAGATAGAATAACAACCATATCGTGGCGGTCTCGGGTAGATTCAAGAGATAAGATTTAAGATTCAAGAATTATTCCTGAATCAAGAATCATGAATCATGAATCAAGATTCTACTCGAGAAGAAGTCGATTTATATCGGTGGATTCCAATAATATGGAGAATACCGAGGGAAGCCTAATGTGTGCGGCAGCTCGCTAAGAAGCGACTGCACTTGGATTTTTTGGAGCGGAGTACCGCTAAAAAAATCTCGGCGCCCGTAGAGACTAAACATCGACTACCAAGTAGATTCAAGAGATTAAGATTTAAGATTCAAGAATTATTCCTGAATCAAGAATCCTGAATCCAGATTCTATTAGGTAATGCTATAGTCCGATCCCGGAAGTAATTCCGGCGTTAGAAGCATTTTGTATTTAGGTCTATTCTTGAATCATAATTCATGAATCCTGAATCAATCTTCTGGCTACCATTGCGCGAGACAGGTTGGTCTCCTATCTACTGCAGGCGTTGATTCTTGAGGGGATTTGTTTTTAGTACGAGAGGACCGAAATGAACGAACCTCTGGTGTGTCTGCTGTCCTGCCAAGGGCATCGCAGAGTAGCTATGTTCGGAATGGATAACCTCTGAAAGCATCTAAGAGGGAAGCCAACCCCAAGATTAGGAATCGTTTGAGGGCCCTGGGAGATGACCAGGTGATAGGCACTAGGTGTACGGCGAGTAATCGCTTGAGCCGAGGTGTACTAATTGCCCGATCCTATTAGGAAATGTGAATGCCATATTACTATCTTCAGATTTTGACGATAGAACTTATTTTACTTGTTTTAAAAGACCCCGTTTTGAAGGCTTTGTTTTGGTGACTTGACGCAGCGGTCACACCTCTTCCCATTCCGAACAGAGCAGTTAAGCGCTGTAGTGCCGATGATAGTCCTTTACTGGGCAAAAGTAGGTAGTCGCCAGAACAAAGCCTTCAAAATCTCAAAAACCGTCCACTGGGGCGGTTTTTGGTCGTGTGTGCTATAATGACTGCATTATAAATTATTAGTACCCGTAAATTATCGACGGGGAAGTTAATCAATTATGGGCTTACTTGACGAGATGGAGGCGGCTGAAGCGTATAAAAAATAAAGGACACCTACTTGGGAAGCAGAGTATTTTTCTAAGCTAAAAGAGATGCTCGAAAAACTGGAACAGTCGCCAGCGGTTCAGGCCTTTAAAGTGTTTGAGGGGATATCCTCAGAAGCGAGAGTACATGCCGACGACAAACTCAATGTGATGGATGTGGCAACAAATCTTAAGACGACCCTATACGGCTCGAATTTTGAGAAAATTCAGGGGCATCCAGATGTTGCCTTGTATTTAGCTGTTAAGGAAAACCTGAAAATAAACGATAAATTACAATAATCAAGGAACTGAACTAATTATGTCAGAAAGAGAACCAAATCAAGAAAATCCTTTTGAGAGTGCACAGGCTGCGATAGTCGAATTACAAAAGCTTATAGATTCTTTTGAAGCGATGACCCTAAAAAGTCAGAAGGTAGAAGGCGATATTAAGAATGTACCCACCTTTCTGTTCATTGAATTTGCCAACAGACAAATGCAGGTTTTGAAAGAGTCGCTTGCCAAAATCGGATATAGGTAAAATCAGATTTTGTTAGAAGCGGTGCACCAATTATCCATGAAGGCTGATTTAATGACCTATTTCTAACGGGGTGTTATAATCTTCTCATGTCTTGGTCATCTAGGAGGCAAGTGGCCTATCTTTCGGTTTTAATTTTGGCGATTGCCATAATTGTCGGCGTGCCGGTGTTTTTTGCAAGCTATGATTCGGCTAGCTGTACCGATGGTAAACAAAATGGTGATGAGCTCGGAATCGATTGTGGCGGTTCTTGCCGGCAACTTTGTGATTTTCAGCGCCCGACACCGGCCGTGCTCTGGTCGCGTATTGACCGGGTCGTTTCCGGTATTTATAACGCGGTCGCTTATGTTGAAAATACCAATCTTGATGTTGGTGTCCAACAGATTTCTTACAGCTTCCGTCTGTATGATGCCAATGGGATTTTGGTCTCGGAGCGTCGTGGTATCACCTCGATTCCGCCAAACAAAGCCTTTGCAATTTTTGAAGGCGGGATTGATACCGGTGAACGCACTCCGGTTCGGGTCAATTTTGAATTTACCTCACCCTTCGTTTGGCAACCAGCGACCAATTTGGCAACTGGTATTCGGATTTCCGGCAAACAACTGACTGAAAAATCTGGTTTGCCACGCGTGGAGGCTACGGCCGAGAATACTTCTTTGGCGGCTATTTCGAATTTGGAGTTGGTGGCCTTAATCTATGATGCCTCTGACAATATTGTTGCTTTTTCGAGGACAAAGGTAGATTTTTTGGATAAAGGTACTTCGGCCCCGGTCGTCTTTACCTGGCCGGAAAAATTCTCGGCCTCGGTTTCAAAAGTTGAGATTCTGGTTAGGACAGTTGGTCTCTGACTTGTATGAAGTTTTTTGAATCTCTGATTTACGGCGGCGGTCTCTCGCGGATAATATCTAAACCCAACATCGATTGGTGGCTTTTGGGTGCGGTTGTTCCGCTTTTGGCAGCCGGCTTAACAACGATGAATTCATTTACCGGTGAGGGTAAATTTTTCGAGCACCAGCTGGTCTGGATCGGTCTGGCTTTTTTGGTAATGTTTTTTTTGGCCTTTAATGATTTTCGGTTTTTACGCCGAACCTCGGTTATTGTCACCTTATTTATCGGGATAGTTTTTTTACTTCTTGCCTTATTTGCGGTCGGCAGTACTTTTAAAGGCGCGCAAAGCTGGTTTGATATCGGTGGTTTTTCTTTTCAGCCGTCTGATTTGGCCAAACTAGTTTTAATTTTACTTCTGGCTAAGTACTTTTCGCGCCGACATATCGAAATCGCTAACATCAGGCATATTTTGGTCTCCGGATTTTACGCCATGGTTTTGTTCCTGTTGGTTCTGTTTCAGCCGGACTTTGGCGGGGCAATCGTGATTTTCTTAATCTGGCTTGGTATGGTTTTGGTCTCCGGGATTTCCAAAAAACATTTAGCTCTAGTTTTTGTGATTGGAGCGATTGCCTTCGGCGGTCTCTGGACCTCGGTTTTTAAGGAGTATCAGAAGCAACGGATTTTGACTTTTATCCATCCTCTCACTGACATTCAAGGGGCGGGCTATAACGCATATCAGTCGACAATTGCCGTTGGTTCGGGTGGCCTGCTAGGGAAGGGTATCGGCTATGGCACGCAGTCAAAATTAAAATTTTTACCGGAATATCAGACAGACTTTATTTTCGCGGCTTTTGCGGAGGAGTGGGGATTTGTCGGGGTTGTGTTGCTATTGATTTTATTCGGGATTGTCATTTGGCGCGTCTTAGCTAACGCGATTCGAGGCGCGACAAATTTTGAGGTGCTTTATTGTGTTGGCGTGGCGATTCTTTTTACGAGTCATTTTATCATTCATGTCGGCATGAATATAGGCCTCTTGCCGGTCACGGGGCTTACAATGCCATTTTTAAGCTATGGCGGGACACACTTGGTTATTGAGTTTACGGCCCTAGGAATTCTTTTTGGGATGAGACGCTATCAAAGAGCTTCGCATAAAGATGAAATCAAAAATGAGTTTATCGGCCCTAATTAACGGGTAAATTAGCTGTATAAGGCATAGGTTTCGCGAAGCATTTTTCTAAGTGTGAAAGTTTTGGTGACTTTAGTCTTCAGAGCTTGGGCCATTTTCTTGGCATTTTCCGGCTTGTTGAAAAAATAATTTATTGCTTTGGCGATTTCTTTGGGGTGCCTAGCTTGGATCAAGATTCCGGATTTCATATCGTCAATAATTTCTGTGAGCCCACCGACCGAGGTTGCCACGGTCGGCAACTCGGCGGCCCCGGCCTCGAGGATGACATAAGGCAGACCCTCTTTGATTGAAGATAAAAGAAAGACGTCGAAAGCTTTAAGTAGGCTAGAGGCATCGGCCTTTCGGCCGGCCAAAAAGATTGATGACTGTAAGCCGAACAATTCAATCTTTTTCTCCAAATTTGCTCTTTCTTCGCCTTCGCCGATTATTACGAGTTTGGCATTTTGCTTATCAGTCAAAACCTCGGGCCAGGCTTCAATGGCGAAGTCTAGACCTTTGTTTTTGTGAAGCTCTGCGACAGTGCCAATCCAAGGCGCCTCCTGGTCGATGGTCAACTGGTTGCTTATAATTTGCCTAGCTTCGGCCCGATTTTTGAAGGCAATCTCTGGCTCGAGGCCGTTGTAGATACGGACGATTTTTTTCTGAACCAAAAGAAAATTTTTAACTTGTCGGCGTTCTCGGTCGGAGATGACAATGGTCTGATGGGCCAGAACGATGGTTAACCAAGAGAAAAGCCGGATTAAATATTTTTGAATGGCCGGACGGTCTTCATTAAAAGGCCAGCCATGGGCGGTGTAGAGAATCTTAGAAGTGGGTAGTGGGTAGTGGGTAGTGGGTAGCGAGTTATGTAGGAGAACAAATAAATTATAAAGACGAGCTGTGAGGGCGCCGAGACCGCCGGCTTTTGGGCTGTGCAAGTGAATGATGTCCGGTTTCTCGCTGTGGATCAGTCGCCAGAATGTTATAAATGATAGGGCGTCTTGAGTTGTACTTATGTCTCGAGAAAGTGAGTCGACAGAGATTGAGCGAATCCCGGTTTCCTTCAGTTTGTCATGCAGTGGGCCACTGCCACCGGCGGCCACAACAGCTTCGAATTTAGTTTTAGGCAAATTGGTGGCTAAATCGAAAACATGCCTTTGGGCGCCACCCCAATTGCTTTTGGTAATGAAGTAAAGAATTTTCTTTTTAACCATAGTCATTGATTAATTATAGCGCAGAACCCAAAACCCGGGGCATAAAGCATGGTGCGCAAAGCTTCAAAGAATTGGCGGTGAAAATCCTGTTGCTTTTTGGGGGAAAATTTGTATAATAATTTAATTATCATATGCGAATCTTTAATAAGCGCGAACCGCTAATTTTATTTCTGGGTGACTTGGTAGCTTTTGCGCTAGCTCT
This genomic interval carries:
- the rodA gene encoding rod shape-determining protein RodA gives rise to the protein MKFFESLIYGGGLSRIISKPNIDWWLLGAVVPLLAAGLTTMNSFTGEGKFFEHQLVWIGLAFLVMFFLAFNDFRFLRRTSVIVTLFIGIVFLLLALFAVGSTFKGAQSWFDIGGFSFQPSDLAKLVLILLLAKYFSRRHIEIANIRHILVSGFYAMVLFLLVLFQPDFGGAIVIFLIWLGMVLVSGISKKHLALVFVIGAIAFGGLWTSVFKEYQKQRILTFIHPLTDIQGAGYNAYQSTIAVGSGGLLGKGIGYGTQSKLKFLPEYQTDFIFAAFAEEWGFVGVVLLLILFGIVIWRVLANAIRGATNFEVLYCVGVAILFTSHFIIHVGMNIGLLPVTGLTMPFLSYGGTHLVIEFTALGILFGMRRYQRASHKDEIKNEFIGPN
- a CDS encoding glycosyltransferase, whose product is MTMVKKKILYFITKSNWGGAQRHVFDLATNLPKTKFEAVVAAGGSGPLHDKLKETGIRSISVDSLSRDISTTQDALSFITFWRLIHSEKPDIIHLHSPKAGGLGALTARLYNLFVLLHNSLPTTHYPLPTSKILYTAHGWPFNEDRPAIQKYLIRLFSWLTIVLAHQTIVISDRERRQVKNFLLVQKKIVRIYNGLEPEIAFKNRAEARQIISNQLTIDQEAPWIGTVAELHKNKGLDFAIEAWPEVLTDKQNAKLVIIGEGEERANLEKKIELFGLQSSIFLAGRKADASSLLKAFDVFLLSSIKEGLPYVILEAGAAELPTVATSVGGLTEIIDDMKSGILIQARHPKEIAKAINYFFNKPENAKKMAQALKTKVTKTFTLRKMLRETYALYS